The region TCAGGCCCAGCAGCACTGGCGCGTTGGCTTCCAGCGGTGCGGTCCGGAAATGCTCGTCGACGATGTGGAACCCCGCGAGGAAGTCGGCGAACCGCTCGCGGCCGATGGCGGCCATCACGCTCAAACCGATTGCGCTGTCGACGGAATAGCGGCCGCCGACCCAGTCCCAGAAGCCGAACATGTTCTCGGTGTTGATGCCGAAGTCGTCGACCAACTTCTTGTTCGTCGACACCGCGACGAAATGCTTGGACACGGCGGCGTCACCGAGCGCGTCGGTCAGCCAACGGCGTGCCGCCGTCGCGTTGGTCAGCGTCTCCAGCGTCGAGAACGTCTTCGACGCGACGATGAAAAGCGTTGTGGCAGGGTCGAGTCCGTCGAGCTTGGCCACCAGGTCGGCGGGGTCGACGTTCGAGACGAACCGCGCCGAGATACCCGCGTCCGCGTAGTGGCGCAACGCGTTGTACACCATCACCGGCCCCAGATCCGAGCCGCCGATGCCGATGTTGACGACGGTTTTGATGCGCTCACCGGTGGCACCGGTCCACTCGCCGCTGCGCAGCCGGTCGGTGAAGTCGCCCATCTTGTCGAGCACCGCATGCACGTCGTCGACGACGTTCTGCCCGTCGACCACCAGTTCGACGCCGCGCGGGGCCCGCAGCGCCGTGTGCAGCACCGCCCGGTTCTCCGAGGTGTTGATGTGCACACCGGAGAACATTGCGTCGCGGTGCTGTTCGAGGTTCGCGGCGCGGGCGAGGTCGAGCAGCAATCCCAGCGTCTCCCGAGACGCCCGGTGCTTGCTGTAGTCGATGTACAGGTCGCCGACGCTCAGCGTCAGCTCGGTGCCGCGCTGGGGATCCTCAGCAAAGAACTCCCGCAACGTCTTACCACTGATTTCGTCGTGATGGCGCTGCAGGGCCTGCCAGGCGTCAGTGGCTGAAATATCGGCAATCTGCTGCGTGTTCATCGTCATGTAGACGACCCTAGTGCGGTCAATTATCCAAAGGTGTAAGAGAGAGTTATGGACGCCCCCCAGATCCAAGCCTTGCTTAAGTCAGTACCCACCGGTCTGTGGATCGGCGGTGAGGAACGGATGAGCAAGTCGACATTCGACGTGCTCGACCCGTCCGACGATCGGGTGCTGACTGCTGTCGCCGACGCAACCCCGGAGGACGCGATCGCCGCGCTGGACGCTGCGTGCGCAGTACAGGCGGAGTGGGCGGCCACCGCGCCGCGTGAGCGTGGCGAGATCCTGCGCGCGGTGTTCGAGAAGATCACCGAGCGTGCCGAGGACATCGCGACGCTGATGACCCTCGAGATGGGCAAGGTGCTGCCCGAGAGCATGGGAGAGGTCAAATACGGCGCGGAGTTCTTCCGTTGGTTCGCCGAGGAGGCGGTCCGCGTGCACGGCCGCTACACCCCGAGCCCGGCGGGCACCGGCCGCGTCCTGGTGACCAAGCAGCCGGTGGGCCCGTGTTATGCGATCACGCCGTGGAACTTCCCGTTGGCGATGGGCACCCGCAAGATCGGCCCGGCGTTCGCGGCGGGCTGCACGATGATCGTCAAGCCGGCGCAGGAGACGCCGTTGACCATGCTGTTGCTGGCCAAGTTGATGGACGAGGCCGGCTTGCCCAAGGGCGTGTTGTCGGTGTTGCCGACCAGCAGCCCGGGGCCGGTGACCGAGGCGTTGATCAACGACGGTCGACTGCGCAAGCTGACGTTCACCGGGTCCACCGGGGTGGGTAAGGCGTTGGTCAAGCAGTCGGCGGACAAGCTGCTGCGCACGTCGATGGAGTTGGGCGGCAACGCGCCGTTCATCGTGTTCGACGACGCCGATGTCGACGCTGCCGTCGAAGGGGCCATCCTGGCGAAGATGCGCAACGGCGGCGAGGCCTGCACGGCGGCCAACCGCTTCCACGTGGCCAACGCGGTGCGCGACGAATTCACCGAGAAACTGGTCAAGCGGATGAGCGAGTTCACCCTTGGCAAGGGCATCGACGACTCCTCGACGCTGGGTCCGCTGATCAACGCCAAGCAGGTCGCCACCGTCGAGGACCTGGTGTCCGATGCGGTGTCGCGCGGTGCGACGGTCGCCGTCGGGGGCGTGGCTCCTGGCGGGCCTGGCAACTTCTACCCCGCCACGGTGCTGGCCGATGTGCCCGCAGACGCCCGCATCCTCAAGGAGGAGGTGTTCGGGCCGGTCGCGCCGATCACCGGCTTCGACACCG is a window of Mycobacterium sp. 3519A DNA encoding:
- the pgi gene encoding glucose-6-phosphate isomerase, with translation MNTQQIADISATDAWQALQRHHDEISGKTLREFFAEDPQRGTELTLSVGDLYIDYSKHRASRETLGLLLDLARAANLEQHRDAMFSGVHINTSENRAVLHTALRAPRGVELVVDGQNVVDDVHAVLDKMGDFTDRLRSGEWTGATGERIKTVVNIGIGGSDLGPVMVYNALRHYADAGISARFVSNVDPADLVAKLDGLDPATTLFIVASKTFSTLETLTNATAARRWLTDALGDAAVSKHFVAVSTNKKLVDDFGINTENMFGFWDWVGGRYSVDSAIGLSVMAAIGRERFADFLAGFHIVDEHFRTAPLEANAPVLLGLIGVWYNNFFGAETRAVLPYSNDLSRFAAYLQQLTMESNGKSVRADGTPVVTSTGEIFWGEPGTNGQHAFYQLIHQGTRLIPADFIGFSQPTDDLATADGSGSMHDLLMSNFFAQTQVLAFGKTAEEIAAEGTPPEVVPHKVMPGNRPSTSILGTKLTPSVVGQLIALYEHQVFTEGVIWGIDSFDQWGVELGKTQAKALLPVITSDASPAQQSDSSTDALVRRYRTERGRTA
- a CDS encoding NAD-dependent succinate-semialdehyde dehydrogenase, which gives rise to MDAPQIQALLKSVPTGLWIGGEERMSKSTFDVLDPSDDRVLTAVADATPEDAIAALDAACAVQAEWAATAPRERGEILRAVFEKITERAEDIATLMTLEMGKVLPESMGEVKYGAEFFRWFAEEAVRVHGRYTPSPAGTGRVLVTKQPVGPCYAITPWNFPLAMGTRKIGPAFAAGCTMIVKPAQETPLTMLLLAKLMDEAGLPKGVLSVLPTSSPGPVTEALINDGRLRKLTFTGSTGVGKALVKQSADKLLRTSMELGGNAPFIVFDDADVDAAVEGAILAKMRNGGEACTAANRFHVANAVRDEFTEKLVKRMSEFTLGKGIDDSSTLGPLINAKQVATVEDLVSDAVSRGATVAVGGVAPGGPGNFYPATVLADVPADARILKEEVFGPVAPITGFDTEEEGIKAANDTEYGLAAYIYTQSLDRALRVAEGIESGMVGVNRGVISDPAAPFGGVKESGFGREGGFEGIDEYLDVKYIALTK